GGCCATTCTATCTGCTGATCACTGACCTTCACCTCTGCAACCGTAGTGGTTGAAGCTGGATTAGGATGCTCATTCATGAATTCCACCCAGCGTCGGTGGAAGGCAGCAAATACTTTATATGGCTCGGACTTGCCCGTAAAATCAGCGAATCCCTTCAAATCCATCAGCAGATGATCCGTCAGCTGCGTAAATGTGACTTCTCGTTCCTCGGTTACCTTGCGTATTCCACGGTCCCGTTCAATTGCATATGGGGTCATATCCCGATGAACTACAACTTCATCTATACGACCTTGCATCTGTTCGAGAATATAATCAATCACCTCAGCTGGTTTGCCATAAGCCATGTGCAGCGTACGGCCTGACTTGCGGTACCGCTTACCAAGCTCTACAGCATGCTGTAGAAAATTCACTCCACTATGTTCCTGTTCACGACCTTGCCGCAGCAGAAACGGATCATAGATGAGCACATGCAGACTCTCTGCATCCTGGTGCAGTAAATAATCGAATGCGACCAGGTCATCTGTGCGCAAATCTTTGCGATGTATGAATAACTTCATGCTTCATCCTCCTGCCTGAACTTCTGCCTACTTTGCCGTTAAATCTTTATACAGCCTGCTTGTCTCCTGCTCCGGTTGATGTCCCAGTTCCTCAAGCAGGGTCAGCGTAAATGAATGATATATTCTGAGTATGGCTTGTTGATCATCCATGGATGCACTTACCCTCATCATTAATCGGCAGATTTCTTCGGCATATGGCTCCCGTTCCTGTAGTTCACTCAACTGCTCCATCGCTTCCTTGCCCCGTCCATGCTTCATGTCCCATTCCGCGATATCCATAACCAGTCCTATATACTTACTTCTCAGATCTCTCGCTTTGGCTTGAGCCCAGCGATAATCATGCTCCTCCAGATAGTCACCACGGTAGAGGGGGACGATATCCCGCAGTTGATCGACATTGTCTGATGTAACGTCAGCGTATGCCATACCTTGCTCGAACTGCTCTACATCACTCACCAGATTACCCGATAACAAACGATAGCGGTTCATGTTGTATTCCAGCTTGCCCGTCATGTTCCATTCTTTCAGCAGTTTACGGATCTGATAAACGGAAGTATGCAGATGGGTTAGCCCTTTCTCTTGCGAGACATCCGCCCACAACTTATCGAGCAGAATCTCTTTGCTTACCCAATCCCCTCTATGGTGAAACAAAAAAGCAAACAGTTCTTGCGATTTGGCTGTGCGCCACTTGTGCTTTTCTGCTTCCTGATCCAGGCTTCTGTAAATATCCAGATGTTTAAAAGTAAGCAATCCAGGCAAACGGATATCCAACTCCACAGCCTCAGATTCCTGAACCTCAGCGGTTGCAGCAACCTGAGAGGATGAGGAAATCATGCCTGCGGCAATGCGATCGATTGTTTTGGCAAGCCTCGCTGAACTTACCGGCTTCAGCACATAATCCAGCGCCTGAAGTTCAAAGGCTTCAACCGCATGATCGGCGTAAGCCGTTATAAATATAATGCGAATACTGCTGTCCAATTGCTGTATATATTCAGCCGCTTCCAGTCCATTCATTTCCGGCATGCCAATGTCCAGAAACACAACGTCCACACGCTCTTTTGCCAGAAAATCCAGACCGGCACGGGCTGTTGAAAAACACTGCACGGGGGTAATCCGCCCATCCGATCGTAACAGGCGTTCCAGATGAAGCTGCGCCGGTTTCTCGTCATCGATTACAATGGCTTTCATCGCTCTTCCAGCCTCCTGCCGTGAATTATTCAATGGGAATACCGATTATCTTGGCATTCGTTTAATAATCTGTTAACCAAATTCGCCTAACTCGGCCCATTATTTGGAACCGTTTTTCTTCTCCACAGGTATGCGAAACCGTATTAGCGTTCCTTTCCCCGAATGACTCTGAATCTCCAGCCCTTGACCATATAAAGACAACAGGCGCCGATTAATATTCTGTAGCCCTACACCTCCAGGACCTTCGATTCGCCCTGAACTTACCTGAGCCAAACGCTCAGGAGGTATGCCTACTCCATCATCCTGTACCACAATGACGATGTGCTCATCCTCCCTGGTAATGCCCAGGTTAACCGTACCCCCTGCAGCACGCTCCATCACTCCGTGACGAATCGCATTCTCCACAAGCGGTTGAATACTAAGCGGTGGCAGGTAAAGACGAACATCTGGGTCGATATCATAATGGACCACCAAACGTTCCTCGAACCGTGCTTGTTCCAGATGTACATAGGACTCCACTAACTCCAGTTCCTTCGCCAGCGGAACCAGTTGGTCGCGGTTCTGGAAGTCGAAACTTCCCCGCAAGTAATGACTCAGTTCAATAAGCAAATCGGTCGCTTTATCCGGATTGACGGCGCATGTCGCTATGATGACGTTGAGCGCGTTATATAGAAAGTGCGGCTTGATCTGGGCTTGCAAGAAAGCCATTTCCGTACGAACAACCTCCTGTACCGAGGTACGCATCTCAATTAACGTCCGTACTCTTGCACGCAATTCACCTGCATCCACAGGTTTGCTCAGAAAATCATTTGCTCCTGCCTGGAATCCCATTTTGATATCCTCTGGCAGCCCACGAGCTGTCAGCATTAGAATGGGCAACTCGGACAAGGAACTGTTCTCACGAAGCTTGCGACACAGCTCAAGCCCGGACATTTGCGGCATCATCCAGTCTGTAATGACAAGATCAATGGAGGGGTGTTCTTCACGAAGCTTCAGTGCAGCTGCCCCGCTATCTGCTGCAATGACACGGTAACGTTCCGTTGATAGAAGATTGAACAATACCTGTCGATTCACAGGATCATCGTCCACAATCAGAATGGTATGCTCTGCTTCCAGATTATCATCCGTCTCATCCCAATCCATTGCTGCTGCCGTATCCTGCGCTCTTCTTTCTTGGGTAGATACATATTGGGCTGCAACAGGCCTCGAACTCGCTTGCAGCAAAGGGAACTGCACAATAGGCAGGGTAAAATGAAAGGTCGAACCTTCACCTGGCTCCGATTCTACCCAGATGGTCCCTCCCCCAAGCTCGACCAGTTTGCGAGTGATACTCAGTCCAAGACCAGTTCCCCCGTTAACCCTCTCACTTGTTCCATTGCCCTGTTCGTAAGACTGAAATATGTCTTCCAGTTTATCTCGGGTGATACCGACACCTGTATCGGCGACAGATACCGTCACCATAGCTCCATCCACACGAGCATAGATACGAATCTCACCCTGCTTCGTGTACTTATACGCATTGCCCAGCAGGTTGTACAGAATCTGCCTTAGGCGATCCTCGTCCGCTTCAACCAACGGCAACGCTGGAGGCCATTGCTGGATCAGTACAACCGGTTTATCTTCAAAGGTAAAACCAGAGACTTCAACGACCGTTCGGGCAACGGATTCGAGGTCCACAGCACTCCGTTTTAATTCAATTTCACCATTTTTGAGCTTGGAAAAGTCCAAAATATCGTTTACCAGCAGCGAAAGCCGCTTTCCTGTTGAGGTGATCATGGACAGATTTTTGGCCTGCTTGGGTGTGACCACCCCGGCCGCCCCTTCTAGCATCGATTGAGCTATATTAATGATGCCATGCAGGGGAGTTCTCAGTTCATGGGACGTATTCGCCATAAACTCATCCTTGAGACTGTCGATGGCAAGCAAACGTTCAGACAACGCTTCAACTTCACGGAATGACTGTGCAAACCGAATCGCTGTTAGAATCATCTGTGCAAAGACAAATAACAGCAGCTCATACAGTGCTAGAAATGTCGTATCCACGGTGGTGAAAGCACCAACGGTGTGCAGCACAACCACCATAAATATACTCATCATGCTCATCAGGACATAATGACCGTCATTCGGTTGCTTTTTCAGCCAATGGAGCATGGCTCGCAGCGTGTAACCAATCACCACGAGTGAGATCAGCAGCATGGGCAGCTCCAGCATGGAGAACAGAACAGGAGACAATGTTAGACCCACCGTGCATTGGACGAGTACCAGAACCACACCCAAGCGAACAAACCATTGATGAACAGCTCCAGGTACCAGTGCATCCATATAACGGAGCAAGAAATAATATGCAAGAGCTGCGCTGATTAATTGCAGCCGCAGAATATCATTATTCGGTAAGAACGGTAACAGGGTTCCAAGCAACTTCTCTCCATGAGTCAATGCGTACAACGCACCGGATAGGCTGAATAATCCCAGATACTGAAGCTCTTTTTCACTGCGCCGCAGCCGGAAGAGCATCAGGAAGAAGGCCGCTGGCAGAATAAATCCGAACAGTGTCATCAGATCCTTGAGCCAGTCCTGCTGTTGGCCTTTCAGAATGCTGTGCTCGTCTCCGAACAAAATGGATGCAACAATGCCGCCAGACGAGTAGCTGTAATTCGATACCTGAATGATAATATCTGCGACATCACCTTCTATGGAGGTAAATCCCGTAAAAGGCAAATTGAGCTGAATATCGGTATTTTCCGTTGTACCTGGCAGCCCTTTGCCGCCAATCTCTTTGCCATCTATGAATAAACGATGGGCCATGCGGATATTTTGAGTACGTATCCCATAATCGTTCTTCTCTAATCTCGGGGGAATGCGAACACGCAAATGATACGTTCCATACCCGTGCGCCTCTCCAAGAGTTCCATTCCATCGGGATGGGACATGGATGGGGAGAGGCTTGGAAAGTGGCTTGCGTCCGGAGACATCCGCCTCAAAGTCAACGGGTGCCAACAATTGGCCCGGATAGAAATCCCACGTACCATCCAGGGAAGCAGCCCCCTGTCTATCGAAATTCCAGCCGGTCAGGTCCATAACCCCATCATTCGCATGAGGGTTGCCGCGCTCGGTAAATAACGTTTGTACAATGGAACCCAGAGGAAAAACAACAATACATATAAAGCTAATGGTGAGCATAATCCAGTGTTTTCTCATCTATGTAATCCTTCCGCCTCCATGGCGAGAGACGTCTAATTTTGTCGTTTTATACCTATAACTCCATGTTACACGTTTCTGTTGCTGACGGAAATAGTTCTTACATGATATTTTAACGTCAAAAAAGCCACAGGCTCAGCTACCGGAATGCAGACCGGAGTAGGACCTGTGACTTTTTTGAACTTGTTGGCTATCTGTTTTACTTTTCTCGTTTCCTTACGCTTGTCCAACGACCTGGGCCAGTTTCTGCACGATTCCAGCCCATCCCTGCTCCATCCGTTCACGAATGATGGCATGAGCCTGTCCAAATTCAGTCAGTTTGTCCGCGTCCCAGCCACTGTGAATCAAGGTAAAGTCGGTGTCTTGTCCTTGCTCCGTCAGTTCAAACGTAAGCGTCCAGTCCTTACCCCATTGGAATGACAGCTTGCGTGGCGGCTGAACTTCCGTAACTTTACACGGTGATTTTCCGAAGGGTCCAGCTTCCAGTATAAATTCATGCCCTTCCACTGGCTCTAGATTGCTTGGCATAAACCATGATTCCAAGCCTTTTGACGTCGATACAATCCCCCATACTTTCTCCACAGGCGCGTGAAGCAACAGCTGCTCCCGAATATCTGGCAATGCACTTGAAGATTCCATGATATCTCTCCTTCTAAATGGATATAACTCATTGTTCAAGATTAGATGATGTGTGTCAAATATATTCTGCTAACAACAGGTACTCTGGCAGGCGCTTTGTTGACCGGCTCTCAAACCCACCCTATAATTGGAACATATTACATAAAAGGTGTGTGATTTCTCATGATAGTCTGCTCTGAAAAATTCAATTCCAACCGTTGCCGGAAGGGATAAACATTTCGTAGCTAGTCCCTTCCACATTCTTATTTTAATTATGTTGTGGAGGAAACGTTACATGTCTTTTAGTTATTATGGTCCATTATGTACCGAGGTTTATAATGCCACCAAACCCGTTGGTCAATCTCTTGGAGGCGATATTGAATTTTACCGTGATTATCTGACGAACTGCAATGGACGCATCCTGGAAGCGATGTCTGGTTCAGGTCGAATGCTAATTCCATTACTTGAGGCTGGTTTGAACGTAGACGGTCTTGATTATTCAACGGATATGCTCGATTCATGCCGTGCTCTTTGCTCCATGCGGGAATTGCCCATGCCTGAATTGTTCGCTGCTGATCTGGAGACACTTGATCTTCCTTACCGGTATGAAGTCATTATAATTGCCGCAGGCTCCCTGCTGCTTATTCAAGACAGGCAGGCTTCCATAAAGGCCCTGCGTAATCTGTATCAACATCTGGAACCGGGAGGTCGACTTGTGCTGGACCTCTTTCTACCCGATGTAACAAATACGACTTCATACTACTCAGGCACCTCGACTGTTAAATTACCGGACGGTGATACGATTACAATGGAGAGCAAAGACATCGAAGTCAATATGCTTCAGCAGTACAAAGTAAGTTTAATTCGCTATGAAAAGTGGCGCCATGGCACCCTCATAGCCACAGAACTGCAACAGATTGCATTACGTTGGTACGGTGTGGAGGAGCTGCGCATGATTCTGGAACAGATCGGTTTCATCGACGTTGTTGTATATGCTGACTTCGATTCCAAACAGGCACCTTCGCGTTCTGATCAGAAATTTGTGTTTGAAGCTACACGTGGAGTGCCCTCGAAGTGATTTCACTTTCAGGCCAAAGCGCTAACGAATCGATCTCACCGGGAAGGATCCAAGATCGAGGAAGAAACGTGCCTACGATTCGTTAATCCGTAAACCTGTGGAAATTGCAGCTAATAACAGCTGCTCGGTTCGTTAGATCGTAATGATACAGAAAAGGGATGTCCTCCGTCATGTTCATGACTTATGGGACATCCCTTTTTAATTGCATTTATATAAATGTTCTAATTAAGATCAGTATCCGCGGGAATATGGCTGTGCAACAGGCGCTTTATCTTT
This window of the Paenibacillus marchantiae genome carries:
- a CDS encoding response regulator, which codes for MKAIVIDDEKPAQLHLERLLRSDGRITPVQCFSTARAGLDFLAKERVDVVFLDIGMPEMNGLEAAEYIQQLDSSIRIIFITAYADHAVEAFELQALDYVLKPVSSARLAKTIDRIAAGMISSSSQVAATAEVQESEAVELDIRLPGLLTFKHLDIYRSLDQEAEKHKWRTAKSQELFAFLFHHRGDWVSKEILLDKLWADVSQEKGLTHLHTSVYQIRKLLKEWNMTGKLEYNMNRYRLLSGNLVSDVEQFEQGMAYADVTSDNVDQLRDIVPLYRGDYLEEHDYRWAQAKARDLRSKYIGLVMDIAEWDMKHGRGKEAMEQLSELQEREPYAEEICRLMMRVSASMDDQQAILRIYHSFTLTLLEELGHQPEQETSRLYKDLTAK
- a CDS encoding ATP-binding protein translates to MLTISFICIVVFPLGSIVQTLFTERGNPHANDGVMDLTGWNFDRQGAASLDGTWDFYPGQLLAPVDFEADVSGRKPLSKPLPIHVPSRWNGTLGEAHGYGTYHLRVRIPPRLEKNDYGIRTQNIRMAHRLFIDGKEIGGKGLPGTTENTDIQLNLPFTGFTSIEGDVADIIIQVSNYSYSSGGIVASILFGDEHSILKGQQQDWLKDLMTLFGFILPAAFFLMLFRLRRSEKELQYLGLFSLSGALYALTHGEKLLGTLLPFLPNNDILRLQLISAALAYYFLLRYMDALVPGAVHQWFVRLGVVLVLVQCTVGLTLSPVLFSMLELPMLLISLVVIGYTLRAMLHWLKKQPNDGHYVLMSMMSIFMVVVLHTVGAFTTVDTTFLALYELLLFVFAQMILTAIRFAQSFREVEALSERLLAIDSLKDEFMANTSHELRTPLHGIINIAQSMLEGAAGVVTPKQAKNLSMITSTGKRLSLLVNDILDFSKLKNGEIELKRSAVDLESVARTVVEVSGFTFEDKPVVLIQQWPPALPLVEADEDRLRQILYNLLGNAYKYTKQGEIRIYARVDGAMVTVSVADTGVGITRDKLEDIFQSYEQGNGTSERVNGGTGLGLSITRKLVELGGGTIWVESEPGEGSTFHFTLPIVQFPLLQASSRPVAAQYVSTQERRAQDTAAAMDWDETDDNLEAEHTILIVDDDPVNRQVLFNLLSTERYRVIAADSGAAALKLREEHPSIDLVITDWMMPQMSGLELCRKLRENSSLSELPILMLTARGLPEDIKMGFQAGANDFLSKPVDAGELRARVRTLIEMRTSVQEVVRTEMAFLQAQIKPHFLYNALNVIIATCAVNPDKATDLLIELSHYLRGSFDFQNRDQLVPLAKELELVESYVHLEQARFEERLVVHYDIDPDVRLYLPPLSIQPLVENAIRHGVMERAAGGTVNLGITREDEHIVIVVQDDGVGIPPERLAQVSSGRIEGPGGVGLQNINRRLLSLYGQGLEIQSHSGKGTLIRFRIPVEKKNGSK
- a CDS encoding SRPBCC family protein, yielding MESSSALPDIREQLLLHAPVEKVWGIVSTSKGLESWFMPSNLEPVEGHEFILEAGPFGKSPCKVTEVQPPRKLSFQWGKDWTLTFELTEQGQDTDFTLIHSGWDADKLTEFGQAHAIIRERMEQGWAGIVQKLAQVVGQA
- a CDS encoding class I SAM-dependent methyltransferase; the protein is MSFSYYGPLCTEVYNATKPVGQSLGGDIEFYRDYLTNCNGRILEAMSGSGRMLIPLLEAGLNVDGLDYSTDMLDSCRALCSMRELPMPELFAADLETLDLPYRYEVIIIAAGSLLLIQDRQASIKALRNLYQHLEPGGRLVLDLFLPDVTNTTSYYSGTSTVKLPDGDTITMESKDIEVNMLQQYKVSLIRYEKWRHGTLIATELQQIALRWYGVEELRMILEQIGFIDVVVYADFDSKQAPSRSDQKFVFEATRGVPSK